AAAGATAGCTTACCCGTGGGAGATTCCTAACAATGCAAGTTACAACACCACCAACAGAGTCCCCTCTCACTCGTACAGCATCAATAGCAGCAATCATCTTCTCTGCATATTCCAGATCCGGGCATCGGACAATATTGCTTTCTATCTAGTATCACAGATAATTACAAAAAACAATTACAAGTTTCATCAGCATGAAAAACATCAACTAATCAAGATCAGACATGGTGCAGAAAAATCGCAGTTAGCTGAGAAACTCATAACAACTATTTTTGACGAATTATGATAACCACAAAATAGAAGCACAAAAGGTCTCTTCAAAATTTTGCCTACTAAGCCAGAAATATGATGCTCTTCATGTGCTAAAAGCAGTCTGTATCAGCCAAAGATAGTGTCCACCATAGGCACAAAcctataccattatcacattaGCAGCCTCTACAATCTCACTCAGCTACTGACTGGATCAGAAAATCAGAAATCATTTATATTCTTGTATATTACTTTAATGTAGCCATGATCAACCAAAAAAAGGATAGAAAACAAGCTTTGACAAGTCCCAGCCTAGACAAACCATCTTGAGTCTCTACAAACTCACAAGATTAACAGAAAACTCGTCAAATTAGTCGAGCCAAATGCCCACTGGACAAGTAGAGTCTCCTCTTTCTTTACCCCAAGATTGGTGTCAAAGAGAGGGAAACAAGACCGGATCCTATGAGAAGAAAACATTCCCTCTTCACCAAGGAAAAGCTTTGATGAAATGTAGATGATTTGGAGTTAATTTCACATTGGAGTTCGATATAGTGAGAAAACTTATGGCAAGGAGATACGAGTGTCGCACTCTAaagagaataataataaaacagaaAACATCATTGATCAGAGTTACCCATGGTGTCTAATTGTGAATGCATCCAACTTAAATCAAGAGATCGTCCGCTCGACCTTTCATTTCAAAGTGCAATAAGTGAAATTATTTTCATGTGTCAAATAAAATGATATCCAACAGACAATTTCAACCTTCCTCACAGCCAACACAGATGCAAGTAGCATCTTTAGATCTTTGACTCCCAAATAAGGAAGCAAAAATGGAAAGATCCAAGGAAAACCAAAGGACATTCATATgggatgatattatttttttgagaataaAGGACATTTATTGGGATTATAATAGTTGGAAGAAGTGCCTAAATGGACTATAGTTAGAAATGTTATTTAAACTTAATGCCTTCAGAATTCTCATAGTGTGATTCAGACACTTACTTGCACCTCTGTACTTAACAGAATGGAGTAAGTCAGAAAATCGCTGTTCGAAACACTTAGCATGTACTAAACAGTAAATTCATTTCAATGTTACTGATTTGTGTAAATGAAATGTGTACCAAGGTTAAGAGACAACAAATTTTCCGTTAGTTAATTGATTTCAACACTCTTTCGTTTGTTGAATTACTTCACTAACTTATTTATTGCAATTAGAAGAATGCCCAACTTTGTTCTGAAGTCACTTCAAACATCTATGAAGGTTTTCTACCCCTAGAAATACTACATTGTAATTGAGAATCAATCTTAAGAGACAACATTTTCATGTATACTACGTCAACGGTGTTTAAAATGAAAAGATGGAGGAATCGAATATGATAATTTGAGACATACCCGTTTGGCCATGAGAATTTGGAAAACACCAGAACCCTGTTTCACTTTCACTTtcactatatttttctttttcaaattttaccctaaatttttatttatataaaaacgaccccatttaaattatatttcatgtttaaatcatctttcatattttttttagaaaaagtaCATTCAAACAACCAAATATTATTTGCAAATATTATGACCAAACACAAGTCCATCTTCAACTTCAAAAattccaaacaaattgaaaaaaaaaatatttgtaatagTATGTAGTAGCTCGTATATGGGATCTAATCTATGATATTATGTGACTACCGATTTTGAGATATTACTCTTTTAGAGCATACTTGATTGTATGTATCAGTTAAATTAGTCAAGTAGGGTGATTTTGATAGTTATTAGAAATTGGGGATATATGCCATATTTACAAAAAAAgcatattcaaattttaaatattctatGCAAAAAGTATGCCCAAACACAACTCCAACTTCAAAAACTCCAAATAAAGTGAATAATATTGGTTTTCATGGAAAAATACCCATATAGtatctctttcttttccttatcCAAAACATGATAAAATGTAAGAGTCACTAAAAAAATGGAACTGTGGATTAAAAAAGATTGATAAACAATATAACAAATTTGTTTCTTCCAGAGCCTAAAAAGTTTAGCAACTGAAACCAACTGTTAATTGATGGTTTCACCACCATTCTACAACCTGCCGCAGCATGAATTAATTCTTAATCTTTCTTATTATCAGTAAGAATATAAATTGAAATACATTTCTGATGTGACATATACCTGCTCTAGAGTCACAGTCTGATGATCAATTGAATCCTCCGGAAGTACAACTTGGTGAACTTGAGAAACATAAGCAAGAACCTGCAGTATGGAATATAAGAGCTAAAAAGCTAAGTTTCAGTTCTTGCCAAATATTTATTGGGTTATTAATCCCAAAAGTTAGCTGAAACTAAAGGTTCTGAATCTTTAGTTTGAGAAGAAAACGGATGTGGCACAGGTTTGAATGCATTGAAATGCCTCTAATATCACCAGGACGGAGTTTTCTTATTCCCAAATGAGCACCAGAGGGAGGTTTTACACATCGCTTTGATATAATAGTAAATACAGCTAAATTTTAGATATGGGATCTTAAACCAACAGAGTAACATACCTCAGCTCCAGAATAGAGTTTGAGAATTTTCTTAGCAACTGCTCCAGCAGCAACTCTCCCAATGGTCTCTCTTGCTGATGATCTACCACCCCCCTACATAAAGACACCGATAAAGAACTTGAGAAATAATAAGAGCTAGGACTAAATAAAACTAAACATATTACAAAAACaatatacccagtgaaatcccactaaaTAGGGTCTAGGgaaggtagagtgtacgcagaccttaccactacctcgtgaaggtagagaggtttTTTCCGAaaaaccctcggctcaagtatGTCAAACCCAAGTGGACTAAACATATTAGGATATCTAAAGATATTATAATTAGATTTATAATGAAATTACCTGTACAGATCTCACTCCATACTTGAAGTCATAAGTTGCGTCTGCATGAGATGGCCTGTAAGCAAGCGACATTTCACTGTAATCCTGGTAATCCAACACAAAATAATTAACTgattaagtatgtgagaacaGAAAATTCAGCATCCATTGGCAAAAGCTCAAATACAATTAACATACAAAATGTACTCAGAGCTGGCTGAAAATTTGCTTTTTCACTCCAAATTATTCTTGGATTTATCAGGACATTGTGTGAAATTCACAAACTTTAGGTTTCAACTTGAAGTAGTTATAATTTAAGCACAAGTCCACATAGCATTTGCATATCCATTTGACTCTCATGTCACAAATTCCACCACTGAATGAATGCAACAGACACTTGCCTCATCACCATGATGCCTCTCCATTGTGCccacaaaataattaatttgacaAGTGAAGAATAGGAATAACTCATAGTCAGCTATATTAAATTGCCAAGCAAAATAAACCTAGCTTACGTTAGATAATTGTGTTCTTCCCAATGAAGTAACACATACAAAAGCAACAAACTGACAATGAATTAAAACAGAGTAGTGGGATCTACAATCATTTTAAGAGCTAAATTTCCTGGTTCACTTTTCTTGTGTTATTTGACACACAGAAATTCTCAAGAAGGTAAAGACCATACTTACATTTCCTCTCTGATCAGTGTTAGGTACTTCAACCTTGATTGGGGATCCAGTAGTCAGCCCTGCAGTAAATGAGTACCCGATACTGAGTTCAAAAGAATTATAAACGCCAATGGCTTATTCCATGAGAGGCAAATGGTAGAAGACAAAGGTTAAAACAAACTAGATCAGCAAACTAACCATCTGCAGTGCCTGAGGATATTTTGCAAGTGTCAGTTTCTTTCCTAGGTGTGGTAATCCGGCTTTGACCTGGCCTCCTGGATGACAAAGTTTTTAAACAATTAAAGATGAGCCAAAAATAATGAAACCTTAGTAATCCCAAAGACTACTCGTTCAATTAGCCTTTTTCGAGATTAGACTGCCAAAATGTCAAAAGTTTATCCTGGTATCTGATGTTGCTATCAATATGGTGTTGGTGACATTAATTCCATAGAAAAATAGCTGGAGACAAGGAAGGAAATACCTCCTGTCAAGTTCCACCTGCATATCAGATTCAGAAAGTGGGAGACGGGGGGGACATCCATCAATAATACAACCAACTCCACCACCATGAGATTCTCCAAAAGTTGTAACACGGAAGTAATTTCCAAATGTACTACCAGCAGCCTGTATCTCTGCGGGTACACAAGTACTCTATTCAGTAGCAAGCAAGTCAAGGAGGGCAAAGGATATTTAAGTTTGTCTTTACACATGGCAAAGGACAACAATTACCAAAGAATATTGGTATTATCTGTGTTTCCAAAAGCACCTTATCAACTTCCTTTAACAAGAACAATATTCTCAAGAGAACATGAATAATATTCCAAATGCACCAAATAGTGCTTAAATAAGATAATAGACATACTTATAGGCCTCTTTAAGGTCATTCAAGTGCAAGTCTTTAACAAGAACACACATACTTCCAATTCATTATTTCCCATGACTAGAAGATTTCAGCTGAAAAGCAATATAAACAGAGATAACTTTTCTCCTGAACCCGATCATTTTTCACTTTACcttctctttttgtttcttctttctgGCACGACTAAACTCAATAAATGAATACAAGAAAATCTGGTGTAAAATAAGGCAGAGCACAACTATTAGTCAGAGAAGGACCATAATAATTCTTCAACAAGATGGTGAGAGTAGAAGTGCCCATCTGATTATAAGTGAAATACTCTATTTCCTGAGAGCATAAACCCAAAGCTTGCATCCTAACCTTACCACTTCACATAGCCCATGGGGAAAAAAAGGCTGGATATGTGTGAGTATTAAATGGGTACTATGACACTAGCTGGACTCAGGAATTCACTTGTGTTGAATCCACCAAGTAAAGGTCAAAAGACTGAGAAATAGGGTCTACCATATCTAAGAAGAGACAGTTATTAGAATCAAAATCCTTTGCCTTGAGTTTTATTTTGTGTCTGCATTGAtgcaaggaaaaaaaaaatagatatacATATAACCGAGTTTCTGCTTttcatgaaatcatgatttttttttctcatttatttgATTAACAAGAACGACAAGATTAACCAAGTTAACATTTCAGCCTCATAACTAAGAATATAAAAGTCAATGTAAATCgtaaaataattttcagcaccATCTTCTAAACAAGGAAAACGGTTCTTAGTTCCAGTTATCTTAAACACAAACTAGACCACATTAAGGATAATGGTCTTAAATACAGAAACCCAAGCAGCAATACAGTTATAACTAAACCGAAGCAGAACTACAACATAAATAATCTTGTACACATAAATCAAGCTTACTGCTTTGGATGAAAAATAGCAAGAAAAAGATAAATCAATCAAACTAAACAAATGTCTAAGtacaataaataatactaataaatctACTTCAATTTATCAAGATCAGTTACCGAATTCCTGAATTCAtataaacaagaagaaaaatggGGAACACCTTAACTTGAttcataaattttgaaaatgaattgGAAATATCGGTACCTAAGCGTTTGGGGTGTGATGGACGAGATAGGATATGAAAGTTGGAAGATGAGAGCTTAGAAG
This Solanum dulcamara chromosome 1, daSolDulc1.2, whole genome shotgun sequence DNA region includes the following protein-coding sequences:
- the LOC129903495 gene encoding chorismate synthase 1, chloroplastic isoform X1, with the translated sequence MASFVPTKQFLGAPSSSDIGSSSLGSLQLPSKLSSSNFHILSRPSHPKRLEIQAAGSTFGNYFRVTTFGESHGGGVGCIIDGCPPRLPLSESDMQVELDRRRPGQSRITTPRKETDTCKISSGTADGLTTGSPIKVEVPNTDQRGNDYSEMSLAYRPSHADATYDFKYGVRSVQGGGRSSARETIGRVAAGAVAKKILKLYSGAEVLAYVSQVHQVVLPEDSIDHQTVTLEQIESNIVRCPDLEYAEKMIAAIDAVRVRGDSVGGVVTCIVRNLPRGLGAPVFDKLEAELAKACMSLPATKGFEFGSGFAGTFMTGSEHNDEFYMDEHGRIRTRTNRSGGIQGGISNGEVINMRIGFKPTSTIARKQQTVTRDKHDTELIARGRHDPCVVPRAVPMVEAMVALVLVDQLMAQYAQCMMFPINPELQEPMQSSTPESAEVTL
- the LOC129903495 gene encoding chorismate synthase 1, chloroplastic isoform X2, with protein sequence MASFVPTKQFLGAPSSSDIGSSSLGSLQLPSKLSSSNFHILSRPSHPKRLEIQAAGSTFGNYFRVTTFGESHGGGVGCIIDGCPPRLPLSESDMQVELDRRRPGQSRITTPRKETDTCKISSGTADGLTTGSPIKVEVPNTDQRGNDYSEMSLAYRPSHADATYDFKYGVRSVQGGGRSSARETIGRVAAGAVAKKILKLYSGAEVLAYVSQVHQVVLPEDSIDHQTVTLEQIESNIVRCPDLEYAEKMIAAIDAVRVRGDSVGGVVTCIVRNLPRGLGAPVFDKLEAELAKACMSLPATKGFEFGSGFAGTFMTGSEHNDEFYMDEHGRIRTRTNRSGGIQGGISNGEVINMRIGFKPTSTIARKQQTVTRDKHDTELIARGRHDPCVVPRGLSLK
- the LOC129903495 gene encoding chorismate synthase 1, chloroplastic isoform X3 encodes the protein MASFVPTKQFLGAPSSSDIGSSSLGSLQLPSKLSSSNFHILSRPSHPKRLEIQAAGSTFGNYFRVTTFGESHGGGVGCIIDGCPPRLPLSESDMQVELDRRRPGQSRITTPRKETDTCKISSGTADGLTTGSPIKVEVPNTDQRGNDYSEMSLAYRPSHADATYDFKYGVRSVQGGGRSSARETIGRVAAGAVAKKILKLYSGAEVLAYVSQVHQVVLPEDSIDHQTVTLEQIESNIVRCPDLEYAEKMIAAIDAVRVRGDSVGGVVTCIVRNLPRGLGAPVFDKLEAELAKACMSLPATKGFEFGSGFAGTFMTGSEHNDEFYMDEHGRIRTRTNRSGGIQGGISNGEVINMRIEEAANCDERQTRHRTHR